TCGCCCCCCGATGAACAAGCGTCCGATGCGTGCGCTGAGCGCGCTGCCCGCCGCGATTCTCGCCGCGGGCGCCGTCCTGGCCCCGGCCGCCTCCGCCGCCGCCGCGCCGCGGGCCGTCCCGCAGGCCGCCGCGAACCCGTACGAGCGCGGCCCGGCGCCGACCGAGGAGAGCATCACCGCCGACGAGGGCGCGTTCGAGTTCGAGACCATCGACGTCCCCGCCGGGAGCGGCGAGGGCTTCAACCAGGGCACCATCTACGCGCCGACCGACACGAGCCAGGGGACGTTCGGCGCGATCGCCGTCTCGCCCGGGTTCGTCTCCCCGGAGGCATGGATCTCCTGGTACGGGCCCAGCCTCGCCTCGCGGGGCTTCGTCGTGATGACGATCGAGACGAACACGATGCTGGACTTCCCGGGCGCGCGCGGCGACCAGCTCCTCGCCGCGCTCGACTACCTGACCGGCGACGACAGCCCGGTCGGCGACCGCATCGACCCGAGCCGGCTCGCCGTGATGGGCCATTCGATGGGCGGCGGCGGGACGCTGGAGGCCGCGAGCAAGCGCACCGACCTGCAGGCCGCCGTGCCGCTGGCCCCCTGGAACCTGAACTCCGACTGGAGCGGCGTCCGGACGCCCACGATGATCCTCGGCGCGCAGAACGACTTCATCGCCGCGAACGGCGTGCATTCGGAGCCGTTCTACGAGGGGCTGACGGCCGCGCCGGAGAAGGCGTACGCGGAGATCGAGAACACCGGGCACATGTCCTTCAACACCCCGAACGACACGATCGCGAAGTACACGATCGCGTGGATGAAGCGGTACGTCGACGACGACACCCGCTACGAGCAGTTCCTGTGCCCCGCGCCGGCGGACGATCCCGCCCTCGTCGAGTACCGGGACACCTGCCCCGGAAGCTGACGGAGGCCCGCCGCGCGTCCGGCCATTTTGTTCGTCCGCGCAAAGCGTCGTGCGCGAAAGATGTCCGAAAGTGAGAAGTTTCGGGCGATCGGGCGTCCCACAATTCTGGCACCCGCGAACCCCCCGTCGCGGGCTCGTCCAGTGAAGGGTACGCCCCGATGAACAAGCGTCTGACGCGTGCGCTCAGCATGCTCCCCGCCGCGGTGCTCGCCGCCGGTGCCGCCGTGGCACCGGCGGCGAGCGCATCGGCGGCGCCGCTCGCCCCGCACGCGGCGCCGCAGGCGGCCGAGAACCCCTACCAGCGCGGCCCGGCGCCGACCGAGCAGAGCATCGTCGCCGACAAGGGCTCGTTCGACGTCGAGCGGATCAGCGTCGGCTCGTGGAGCGGGCCGGGCTTCAACAAGGGCACGATCTACGCGCCGCGCGACCGCAGCCAGGGGACGTTCGGCGCGATCGCCGTGTCGCCCGGCTTCGTCTCGCCCGAGTTCCTCGTCTCCTGGTACGGGGAGCGGCTGGCGTCGCGCGGCTTCATCGTCATGACGATCGAGACCACCACGCTGCTCGACCAGCCCGCCCAGCGCGGCGACCAGCTCCTCGCCGCGCTCGACTACCTGACCGGCGGTGACAGTCCCGTCAGGGACCGCATCGACCCGAACCGGCTCGCCGTGATGGGCCACTCGATGGGCGGCGGCGGCACCCTGCACGCCGTCAAGGAGCGAACGTCGCTGAAGGCCGCCGTCCCGCTCATGCCCTGGAACCTGTTCACCGACTGGCGCGACGTCCGGACCCCGACCATGATCATCGGTGCGCAGAACGACCTGATCGCGGCCGTCGGCCTGCACTCGGAGCCGTTCTACGACGGCCTGCGGTCGGCGCGGGAGAAGGCGTACCTGGAGGTCGCGGGCGCCGGTCACCTGGTCGCCAACTCCCCGAACGACACGATCGCGAAGTACACGATCGCGTGGATGAAGCGGTACGTCGACGACGACACCCGCTACGAGCGGTTCCTCTGCCCGGCGCCGCGCGGCGACCGCAACATCTCCGAGTACCGCGACACCTGCCCCGGCAGCTGACCGGACGACCCCCGCGGACGACCCCGGCGGCCCGTCGTCCGGCCGCCGGGGTCGTCCCCATTCCGGACGGCGTCGCCCGCGACATTCGGCGACGCGGCGAATGTCCGAAGACGTCCGGTCGCCGCGCCGCCCGGACGTCCGGGCGGCGCGGCCCGCTCGCCGCAGCGCGGACCGCACGCCGGTGAAGAACGATCTCCACACCGGCTCCCGGGCGGAATTCTTCGTAAAGGGATCGCCGACCGCGTCCAAACCGTGGGGGTGATCGGCCAACCTCATGGAGATCTGTAGCGCGATTGGCGCGTTTTCCGCCGAGTGCCCCAAGTAACGGCGATGACCCTTCTGTGCAGCGCGGACGCGGTCGCGTCCGGAAAACTTGACGCGCCGGAGGTCGACTTCACCGGCGGGCTGCGAAATGGTCCTCCCCATGAATTCACGAATTCGCGGCCGCGGGGCGTCCGGTCCCGCCGGATGGCTGCTCGCCTTTCTGCACGCGCGGGAACAGGGCCTGCGTGCCCACACCGGCCGGGCGTTCGGCCCGGCGGAATGGCTGATGGTGTTCCTCGAGGTCGAGACCGCCGAACTGGACGTCCGGCGGCGGGAGCGGCCCACCACGCTGATCTCCCACCGGGGCAGGGCCGAGGAGCCCGCCTTCGGGCGGCTCACCGCACGCAGCGCATAGAGCGGAAACACATGATCATCGAGATGCTCCTGGCCGCGCTGATCGGCGGGGCCATCGGAATCGCCGAACTCGTCGCGCGGCACCGCGACAAGCCCCTCGCGGCCCTGCTGTCCTCCGGCGGGCTCCTGTTCGTCTTCGTCAACGTCAGCGCGTCCGTCCTCGCACTCATCGCGATCACGGCGGCCGGGTGGCGGTTCGGCCTGCCCGCCACGATGCCCGGGTCCGCGCTCACCGTCGTGCGGGTGATGGTCGCCGGGCTCGGCTCCGCGATCGTCCTGCGCACGTCGGTCTCCCCGGCGCAGAGCACCGCGTCCGGCACCGGCCCGATCATCGTGCTGAACGGCATCCTGCGGATCGCCGACGGCGAGCTGGAGCGCAAGCGCGGGCTCAGCCGGCTGTCCCGCGACGACCTGGCGGGCCTGTCGTTCGAGCGCGACCACGCCGCCCTCGCCGAACTGTGCTGCCACCTGATGCGCGAGTTCGACCTGGCCGAGGCGCAGCGGCTCGGCGCGCTCGCCGCCGAGCTGACCGACCGCGACGACCTCACCGACGCCGACAAGCTCGACTGCTGGGGGCTGGAGCTGACCCGGCTGGTCGGCGAACGGGCCCTGCGCCAGGCCGCCCGGCGGCTGCGGGACCGGCCCCGCGCGCAGCCGCGCCCGGCCGCCGCCGAACCGGAACGGCCCGTCCCGGCCCCCGAGCCGGAGCAGGAGCGCGAGCCCGCGATGGAGCCCGTGGGCGCCGGGCAGATCCGCCCGCCGTCGAAGCCCCCGGCGAAGCACGCCCCGGCCAAGCCGTCCCGGTTCGCCTCCAGCGCGGGCGGGCGGACGGAACGCAAGTCGTTCGGCGACGTCTGAGCCGCCGTGCGAATGCCGGTGCGCCCGCCGTCGGGTGCACCGGCATTCCGGTCCCCGGGGCTATTTCGGGCGGACGGTCAAGGGCGCGGGGCCCTCGGCCCCGTCGCGGTCCTCGAGGACGGACGCGATGCGGTGCAGCGCCTCGGCCATCGACACGAGCGCCTGGACCTGGGCGGCCGCCATGAGATTCGCCGGGGACGGGTCCGCGGCCTGCGCCTCCGCGGCCGCGTCGCACGCCTGCTGGCTCCACCAATGCACGCGTTCACCCTAGGGACCGGCGCTCACCCGAGTACATCCCGCCGCGCGGGACGAACCGTAAATGAAAGGCTGTAGCCATGAACATCCGGCCGTCCGTCCCGCCGGGCGCGGACTCCCGCGCGGACCATCCGCGCTGGGCCGTGAAGCCGTTGCGCCAGCTCACCACGAGGGAACTGGCCGAGGCACTGGAGTATCTGGAACGGACCCGCCCGGACGACGAGGTCCTCGGCCGCGCGCTCGCCGGGGAGTTCGCCCGCCGGACCGCCGCCGAGTACCACCGGACGGGCGAGCCCGTCCGCCCCGGCGCGTCCCGCCCGTACCTCTGACGTGTGTTAAGCAGGAGGTATGGGACGTGAGGTGCGGGTGCGCCGGGTCTACGAACCGGCCGCCGAAGAGGACGGCAAGCGGGTCCTGGTCGACCGGGTGTGGCCGCGGGGCGTGTCGAAGGACGAGGCGCGGCTCGACCTGTGGGCGAAGGACGTCGCGCCGTCCACGGAACTGCGCAGATGGTACGGGCACGACCCGGACCGGTTCCCCGAGTTCGAGCGGCGGTACCGCGCCGAACTCGACGACCCGGGCCGCGCGGACGCCCTCGCGGAGCTCCGCGACCTGGCCGCCGCGGGCACCGTCACGCTGCTGACGGCGACGAAGGACGAGGAGCACAGTCAGGCCGCGGTTCTGGCCGATCGCCTGAGGTAGTGCGAGGCGCCACCCGCCGCGTCAGGCGGCGCCCGAGCCGCTGCGCCGGGGCCTCGATCCAGCGCTGGGACGCCCAGCTGACGGCGAGCAGCACGGCCAGGAACAGCAGCAGGCCGGGCAGGTCGTCGCGGCCGCCGAACCCGAGGAACTGGACGGCGATCGCCAGCAGGATCGGGTGCAGCAGGTACAGCGAGTAGCTCACGGTGCCGAGGCCGGTCGCCCAGCGCGGGAACGTCCGGTCCCGCAGCAGCCACGCCGCCGCGAACGTCAGCGCCGCGAGCACCACCGCCCCCGACCACAGCAGCTGGTCGCGGCCCGAGTCCGGCCCGGTGTGGACGACCCCGGCGGCGAGCGTGCCGAGGCACACGGCGGCGGCCGCGGCCGCGGCCGTCCGGCGCCGGATCTGCCCGTGTTCCGCCCGGTACACGGCCGTCCCGGTGAACATGACCGCGAGCATCGCGAGCCCCTCCCAGGGGCCGACCCGCCCGTTCAGGACGACGAGCAGCGCGGCGACCGTCCCGCCGAGGACGCCGCCCGCGATCCGCAGCGCGCGCCGTCCGGACATCGCCGCCGCGAGCGCCGCCGGCAGCCCGAGCGCGACCGCCGCCGCCACCGGTCCCGTGCCCGCCGACCGCGACAGCAGCGCCGTCGGCAGCAGCCCGCCCGCCAGCAGCGCGGCCGCCGCGAGCCCCGCCGCGACGCCCGCCGAACGCCGGTGCCCGCCCGTCACGAACAGGGCCACGATCAGCAGGTAGAACACCATCTCGTAGGACAGCGTCCACAGCACGTTGATCGCGTTGGGGACGCCCAGGACGTCCTGCAGCATCGTCACGTGCGCCACGACGGCGGTCACCGGGTCGTACTGCTCCAGCCCGGCGCGCAGGCCGCGCACCCCGAGCAGGAACGGCGTGACCGCCAGCAGCCCCGCGACGGCCAGGAGGGGATAGATGCGGAAGAACCGGCCGATCCAGAACCCGCGCACGCTGCCGCGTCGCTCCAGCGACGCGGGCACGATGTAGCCGCTGACCAGGAAGAACACCAGCACGCCGAAGGTGCCGAAATCGAACCGGTCCTTCAGCCAGAGGTGCACGTTGGGGAAGAAGACGTAGCCCGCGTGGTGCAGCGCCACCGCCAGCGCGGCCAGCCCGCGCAGCGCGTCCAGCCACCCCAGTCTGGTCATTGCGGAAGATTCACCCACAGTGGGGAGCATCCCGACAGGGTAGGTCAAGGCGGCATGAGGGATCTCCACGATGGCCGAATCGCGGGCCGTCCGGTCAGAGCGACCTCCAGAACGCGCAGTTGCTAGCCTCGGCGGTTCTAGAACCGGCGCAAGGGCGCCGGGGCGCCGGATGTGGCCGGATGGGCGCGGGAGGGGCGGCGGCCGGATGTGGCCGAAATGACTATCCCAGTGTTCACTGGCTTGGTTGAATCGCGGTGACGTCCCCGCCGAATGTGAAGGGAACTCGCGATGCGCTCGTTCCGTGCTCGTCCCGCACTGTCCGCCGCCGCCGCGCTCGCGGCCGCCCTGGCCGCCGGGGGGCTGGCCGCGGCGCCCGCCGCGGCGGCCGAGCCGCCGCCGCTGCACGCGTCCCCGACCCCCCTGCTGTGGCCGCGCAGCGGGCTGGAGACGGTCTCGGCGACCGGCCCGAACGACGTGTGGGCGGGCGGCTACCAGGGCTACCAGGGCATCGACTGGTCGGTCCCCGGCTTCGGCGCGGGGACGATCGACGTCCTGCCCCCGAAGGCCGTCGTGACCCGCTGGAACGGGACGTACTGGCAGACGCACGACATGCCCGGCACCGGCGGGGACGCCGCCGTGGAGAACATCGACGCCGGATCGCCCTCGAACGTGTGGGTGGCCGGACGGCTGCACGCCTTCCAGGACGTGATGAAGCACAAGCCGTTCGTCACGCGCTGGGACGGCACGCGCTGGCACAGCGTCCCGCTGCCGGACGGGTGCGCGCCGCGGCACCCCGAGGCCGACGCGACCGGCGCGTGGTTCGCCTGCGGCACCGAGATCCTCCGCTGGGAGGGCGGCGCGTGGACCCGGTACGACGCGGGCGCCCACGACAACTGCTGCATCGCGGTCAACGCGATCTCCGCCGTGCCCGGCGGCCCCGCGTGGGCCGCGACGACCTGGGGGCTGGTGCGCTGGGACGGGCGGGCGTGGAGCGAGATCGCCGAGCTGCCCCAGGACGTCTTCTGGTACCGGGTCCTGGCCGTCTCCGCGGACGAGGTGTGGGCGACCGGGACCGAGCCCGCCCCCAACGGCCACCGGCAGTGGGTCCTCTACCGCTGGGACGGCGAGAGCTGGAGCCGGGCTCCGGCGGCGCCCGGCGGCGCCGAGCTTGTCCGCACCGGCGACGGGACGATGTGGGCCGTGCAGGGCACCTGGGGCGAACTCTCCCGGCTCGACGGCGACACCTGGACCGGGGTCGAGGTCCCCGTGCCGGACGACGGGCAGATCACCGCGGCGGCGGCCGTCCCCGGCGCCCCGACCCTGTGGGCGGTCGGCAAGACGAAGAACGTGCCGGTCGTCCTCAACAACCGATGAACGCATATTGCGCCAGTCACTGCCGGCTTGCTCGTTCGTGATGTCCCACCCGTCCGCCGCGAAGGGAACCGCCGATGCGCTCGTCCCGTGTTCGTCCCGCCCTCCTCGCGCTCGCCCCCGCCTTGGCGGCGTCCGTCCTGGTCGCGGCCCCCGCGCGGGCGGCCGAGCCGCCGCTGCTGGAGGCGTCCCCGGCTCCGCTGCTCTGGCCGCGCAGCGGGCTGAACGCGGTGTCGGCGACCGGCCCGGACGACGTGTGGGCGGCGGGCAGCCAGGGCTACCAGCACTTCGGCTGGTCCTTCCCCGGCTGGGGCGCGATCTCGTTCGGCAGCCTGCCGCCGAAGGCCGTCGTGACCCGGCCGAACCGGCCGCCGCCGACATCTCCGCGCTGCCGGACGGCTCGGCGTGGGCCGCCGCCGACAACGGGGTGCTGCGCTGGGACGGGCGGGGGTGGAGCAAGACCCCCGGGCTGCCCGAGGGCGCCGCCTGGAACGACGTCCTGGCCGTCTCGGCGAACGAGGTGTGGGCGTCCGGGACCGCGCCCGACGGTGAGCCGTTCGTCTACCGCTGGGACGGCGGGACCTGGCGTGAGGTGCCCGCGGCGCCGGGCCACGAGGAACTGGTGCGCACCGGTGACGGGGCGATGTGGGCCGTGCGGCGCTCGTCGTACGCGGGCGCCCAAGCCGACCTGTACCGGCTCGTCGGCGACACCTGGACGCTGGTGGACGCCCCGCTCCCGGACGACGGACGGATCACCGACGCGACGTCCGTCCCCGGAGCCCCGTCCCTGTGGGCGGTGGGCGCGACCCCGAACGTCCCGCTCGTCTACACCAACGTCTGACCCCCGAAACGCCCGACTTCCGAAGGGAACCGGCCGATGAAATCGTTCCGTGTCCGTCCCGCGGCCTCCATCGCCGTCGCGGTCGCCACCGTCCTCGCCTCCGGCGGGCTGTTCGCGGGGCCCGCCGCGGCCGCGGAACCGCCCTCGCTGCACGCGTCGCCGACCCCGCTGCTCTGGCCGCGCAGCGGTCTGGAGTCGGTGTCGGCGACCGGCCCGGACGACGTATGGGCGGCCGGTTACCAGGGGTACCAGGGTTTCTGGTGGGCTTGGGAGGGACTCGGCGGGACTTACGTCCACGTCCTGCAACCCAAGGCCGTCGTCACTCGCTGGAACGGCACGTCCTGGCAGACGCACGACCTCCCCGGAACCGGTGGCGACGCCAGGGCCGAGCGGATCGAGGCCGGTGCGCCCGGCAACGTGTGGGTCCAGGGGACCCTGCACCCCCACCACGTCTTCAACGGGACCGCGCACTACATCGCCCGCTGGGACGGCGCGCGCTGGCGGCAGGTGTCTCTTCCGAGCACCGACTGCCGGCCGCGGCTCGAAGACGCCGACGCGTCCGGTGCCTGGTTCGACTGCTCCGGTGACGTCTTCCGATGGGAGGGCGGCACCTGGACCAGGTACGACACCGACCCCGAGGGGCAGAGCACGGGCGTGTCCGCGATCTCCTCCCTCTCCGCCGGCTCGGCGTGGGCCGCCACCACCGAGAACCTGCTGCGCTGGGACGGGAGCCGATGGAGCCCCGCGCCCGGCCTCCCCGAGGGCGGGTACTGGTACGACGTCCTGGCCGTCTCGGCGACCGAGGTGTGGGCGGCCGGCCTGGCGCCCGGGGACGGCGGCCGGAAGCAGGTCGTCTACCGATGGGACGGCGCGGTCTGGCACGAGGAGGCGCCGCGTCCGAGCGACGGCGACGACCTGTACCGCGCCGGCGACGGGACCATGTGGACCCATAACCGCTGGACC
The nucleotide sequence above comes from Actinomadura algeriensis. Encoded proteins:
- a CDS encoding alpha/beta hydrolase family protein codes for the protein MNKRLTRALSMLPAAVLAAGAAVAPAASASAAPLAPHAAPQAAENPYQRGPAPTEQSIVADKGSFDVERISVGSWSGPGFNKGTIYAPRDRSQGTFGAIAVSPGFVSPEFLVSWYGERLASRGFIVMTIETTTLLDQPAQRGDQLLAALDYLTGGDSPVRDRIDPNRLAVMGHSMGGGGTLHAVKERTSLKAAVPLMPWNLFTDWRDVRTPTMIIGAQNDLIAAVGLHSEPFYDGLRSAREKAYLEVAGAGHLVANSPNDTIAKYTIAWMKRYVDDDTRYERFLCPAPRGDRNISEYRDTCPGS
- a CDS encoding acyltransferase family protein, producing MTRLGWLDALRGLAALAVALHHAGYVFFPNVHLWLKDRFDFGTFGVLVFFLVSGYIVPASLERRGSVRGFWIGRFFRIYPLLAVAGLLAVTPFLLGVRGLRAGLEQYDPVTAVVAHVTMLQDVLGVPNAINVLWTLSYEMVFYLLIVALFVTGGHRRSAGVAAGLAAAALLAGGLLPTALLSRSAGTGPVAAAVALGLPAALAAAMSGRRALRIAGGVLGGTVAALLVVLNGRVGPWEGLAMLAVMFTGTAVYRAEHGQIRRRTAAAAAAAVCLGTLAAGVVHTGPDSGRDQLLWSGAVVLAALTFAAAWLLRDRTFPRWATGLGTVSYSLYLLHPILLAIAVQFLGFGGRDDLPGLLLFLAVLLAVSWASQRWIEAPAQRLGRRLTRRVAPRTTSGDRPEPRPDCAPRPSSPSAA
- a CDS encoding DUF488 domain-containing protein gives rise to the protein MGREVRVRRVYEPAAEEDGKRVLVDRVWPRGVSKDEARLDLWAKDVAPSTELRRWYGHDPDRFPEFERRYRAELDDPGRADALAELRDLAAAGTVTLLTATKDEEHSQAAVLADRLR
- a CDS encoding alpha/beta hydrolase family protein, which encodes MNKRPMRALSALPAAILAAGAVLAPAASAAAAPRAVPQAAANPYERGPAPTEESITADEGAFEFETIDVPAGSGEGFNQGTIYAPTDTSQGTFGAIAVSPGFVSPEAWISWYGPSLASRGFVVMTIETNTMLDFPGARGDQLLAALDYLTGDDSPVGDRIDPSRLAVMGHSMGGGGTLEAASKRTDLQAAVPLAPWNLNSDWSGVRTPTMILGAQNDFIAANGVHSEPFYEGLTAAPEKAYAEIENTGHMSFNTPNDTIAKYTIAWMKRYVDDDTRYEQFLCPAPADDPALVEYRDTCPGS